From a single Lactococcus allomyrinae genomic region:
- a CDS encoding DoxX family membrane protein, with translation MIKLLRTNIVASWVLTILRIYIGWQWVEAGWEKIHTSGGFHAEGLIAGALNQGTSEKPFAYPWFHDFLAATTNNGHNAGIFNVLVPWGELLVGLGLIFGTLTLAAAFFGLLMNFTYLLSGVVSTNPTFVVIQFLILIAGFNAAKIGLDYWITPFLRKYLPFLNNDINTRRVN, from the coding sequence ATGATTAAATTATTACGTACTAATATTGTCGCTTCATGGGTTCTAACAATCCTACGGATTTACATCGGTTGGCAATGGGTCGAAGCAGGTTGGGAAAAAATCCATACCTCTGGTGGTTTCCATGCTGAAGGACTGATTGCTGGTGCGCTTAATCAAGGAACTTCTGAAAAGCCTTTTGCTTATCCTTGGTTTCATGATTTTCTAGCTGCAACAACAAACAATGGACATAATGCTGGAATTTTCAACGTTCTGGTTCCCTGGGGAGAACTTCTCGTTGGACTTGGATTAATATTCGGAACTCTAACTCTTGCAGCTGCATTCTTTGGACTTCTGATGAATTTTACTTACTTGCTTTCAGGCGTGGTTTCTACAAATCCAACTTTCGTAGTTATTCAATTTTTAATTCTTATTGCTGGATTCAATGCAGCTAAAATAGGTCTTGACTACTGGATTACCCCTTTCCTACGTAAATATCTTCCATTTTTGAATAATGACATCAATACACGTAGAGTCAATTAA
- a CDS encoding (Fe-S)-binding protein — protein sequence MKVSIFSTCVMDLMFPQVGIAMVEVLERLGIDTDLPEQQVCCGQPTYNSGLVKESMPTIKNQIDAFEHSDYVVGIAGSCSGMFKEYPHMFKEDDPYKQKAIDLANKSYEFTQFLYHVLGVKDVGATFNGEKATYHRSCHMTRILGEREAPFILLNHVEGLEMLPLPHIENCCGFGGTFSVKSPEISEMMVTEKMNDVVSTGAEILISADLGCLMNIAGKFNREGKKIKVMHIAEVLNTNVDLERIDSVTNPVFAKI from the coding sequence ATGAAAGTTTCAATTTTCTCAACTTGCGTGATGGACTTAATGTTTCCTCAAGTCGGAATTGCAATGGTCGAAGTTTTAGAGCGTCTAGGAATAGATACCGATTTACCAGAACAACAAGTATGCTGTGGACAGCCAACTTATAACTCTGGACTGGTCAAAGAATCTATGCCCACAATCAAAAATCAGATTGATGCCTTTGAGCACTCAGACTATGTCGTAGGTATCGCTGGTTCATGCTCTGGGATGTTCAAAGAGTATCCTCATATGTTCAAGGAAGATGACCCTTACAAACAAAAAGCTATTGATTTAGCGAATAAATCTTATGAATTTACACAATTTCTCTATCACGTCCTTGGTGTAAAAGATGTTGGGGCTACATTTAATGGTGAAAAAGCGACTTATCACCGCTCTTGCCACATGACTCGAATCCTTGGCGAACGCGAAGCACCTTTTATTTTATTGAATCATGTTGAAGGTCTTGAAATGCTACCCCTCCCTCACATCGAGAATTGTTGTGGTTTTGGTGGAACTTTCTCTGTTAAATCACCTGAAATCTCTGAAATGATGGTTACTGAAAAGATGAATGACGTTGTATCAACTGGTGCTGAAATCTTGATCTCAGCCGACTTAGGTTGCTTAATGAATATAGCTGGAAAATTTAATCGTGAAGGCAAAAAAATAAAAGTGATGCATATTGCCGAAGTATTAAATACCAATGTTGACTTGGAACGGATTGATTCTGTCACAAACCCAGTATTTGCAAAGATTTAG
- a CDS encoding LutB/LldF family L-lactate oxidation iron-sulfur protein has product MGLSTSTKTFAERLEDSKKDKFAQAAVARAQDTQWEKRESSREELGNWQEWRDIAESIRQHTLKHLPHYLTEFSDNVAARGGHVFFAADAKEANDYVKKIVLEKNAKKIVKSKSMVTTEVDIDPMLVSLSDDMDVLETDLAEFILQVADWDEPSHIVFPALHKNRDQIREIFAAKLGYEGDNDPVNLARCARDTMRKLFLKSEVGITGCNFAIANTGDINLSTNEGNADLTISIPKTQIVLMGMERIVPSIKEAEILDNMLARSAVGQKLTTYVTFAGQKADDESDGPEDFHVVILDNGRSNAIGTEFESILQCIRCGACLNVCPVYRQIGGHAYGSIYPGPIGSVLSPVLGGYEQYGDLPYASTLCGACTETCPVKIPLHELLIAHRRVMEDDLKMHHDGSFVNMEMNAVGMGTGHPAMFGMAMNMAHAGLSMLPKAKEITVEGSLFEYGAVRKAPALAKGWTDVRDLPVAPPHKEQFRQWYKKHKAGK; this is encoded by the coding sequence ATGGGACTTTCTACAAGTACAAAAACGTTTGCTGAACGTTTAGAAGATAGCAAAAAAGATAAATTTGCTCAAGCTGCTGTGGCTAGAGCACAAGACACTCAATGGGAAAAAAGAGAATCTTCTCGTGAAGAACTTGGAAATTGGCAAGAATGGCGCGACATTGCAGAATCCATACGGCAACACACGCTAAAACATCTTCCTCACTATTTGACAGAGTTTTCAGATAATGTTGCTGCTCGTGGTGGCCATGTCTTCTTTGCAGCGGATGCCAAAGAAGCTAATGATTATGTGAAAAAAATTGTGTTAGAGAAAAATGCGAAAAAGATTGTAAAATCTAAATCTATGGTTACAACTGAGGTTGATATTGACCCGATGCTTGTTTCACTCTCTGATGATATGGATGTATTGGAAACTGACCTTGCAGAATTCATTTTGCAAGTCGCTGACTGGGATGAGCCTTCTCATATCGTTTTTCCTGCTTTACACAAAAATCGCGATCAAATCCGTGAAATTTTTGCTGCAAAACTAGGCTATGAGGGAGATAATGACCCTGTTAATCTTGCACGTTGTGCACGTGACACAATGCGTAAACTTTTTTTGAAATCTGAAGTGGGCATTACAGGTTGTAATTTTGCGATTGCCAATACGGGTGATATCAATTTATCAACTAACGAAGGAAATGCTGACTTAACTATTTCTATTCCCAAAACACAGATTGTCTTAATGGGGATGGAGCGGATTGTACCATCAATTAAGGAAGCTGAGATTCTAGATAATATGTTGGCACGTTCAGCTGTTGGACAAAAATTGACAACTTATGTGACTTTTGCTGGACAAAAAGCGGATGATGAATCAGATGGTCCAGAAGATTTTCATGTCGTTATTCTAGACAATGGTCGTTCTAATGCAATTGGTACAGAATTTGAATCAATTTTGCAGTGTATTCGTTGTGGGGCTTGTTTAAACGTTTGTCCTGTTTATCGTCAAATTGGGGGACATGCCTATGGTTCGATTTATCCTGGCCCTATTGGTTCTGTACTCTCCCCTGTCCTCGGTGGTTATGAGCAATATGGTGATTTGCCCTATGCCTCAACGCTTTGTGGCGCCTGCACAGAAACTTGTCCTGTCAAGATTCCGCTGCATGAGCTTTTGATTGCACATCGACGCGTCATGGAAGATGACCTCAAGATGCACCATGATGGTTCATTTGTTAATATGGAAATGAATGCTGTGGGGATGGGAACTGGCCATCCTGCAATGTTTGGCATGGCAATGAATATGGCTCATGCTGGACTTTCGATGTTGCCAAAGGCTAAAGAAATTACCGTTGAAGGTTCACTTTTCGAATATGGAGCTGTACGTAAAGCTCCAGCACTAGCAAAAGGTTGGACAGATGTACGTGATTTGCCTGTGGCACCGCCACATAAGGAACAATTCCGTCAGTGGTATAAGAAACATAAGGCAGGTAAATGA
- a CDS encoding LutC/YkgG family protein, which translates to MTGTIENREKFLATLLEKRGGVELPFEAYQPISNLPETHLAHLTTDELLAIARDQAARVSANLIETTASKMNEVIAGLIEKSGGEQVMIPTTDEFDHFGIQVESNQLVQWKIGAEYRDENIMAAQNSNVAVAVAKFFLAESATIAVESEAGQGRSLHFLPTHYISVIPLSRMVARSTQAASWFEENKKPGSTLHFISGPSNSGDIEMQLVVGLHGPLEINYVIVKDL; encoded by the coding sequence ATGACTGGAACTATTGAAAATCGTGAAAAATTTTTAGCAACTTTGCTGGAAAAACGTGGAGGTGTGGAACTTCCTTTTGAAGCTTATCAACCGATTTCTAACTTGCCCGAAACACACTTGGCTCATCTAACGACAGACGAGTTGTTAGCTATTGCTAGAGACCAAGCAGCACGTGTTTCTGCCAATCTAATAGAAACTACTGCTTCCAAGATGAATGAGGTCATCGCTGGATTAATTGAAAAATCTGGTGGGGAACAAGTCATGATTCCAACAACAGATGAATTTGATCATTTTGGGATACAAGTAGAGTCCAATCAGCTTGTCCAATGGAAAATCGGTGCAGAATATCGAGATGAAAATATCATGGCAGCGCAAAATTCAAATGTTGCCGTGGCTGTGGCGAAATTTTTCCTCGCTGAATCTGCGACAATTGCGGTGGAGTCTGAAGCTGGACAGGGTCGTTCTTTGCATTTTTTGCCAACACATTATATTTCTGTCATTCCTTTAAGTCGTATGGTAGCACGCTCAACGCAAGCAGCCAGCTGGTTTGAGGAAAATAAGAAACCAGGCTCAACCTTGCATTTCATCTCTGGTCCTTCTAATTCTGGAGATATTGAAATGCAACTTGTCGTTGGTCTTCATGGACCATTGGAAATTAATTATGTTATTGTAAAAGATTTATAA
- a CDS encoding DoxX family protein, with amino-acid sequence MIKFLRHSRLAAVILTILRVFIGYQWMSAGIGKLIAEESFSASGLINGALNSPTAYPWFHSFLSLTTDSGANTAFFDFVVPWGQVIVGLALILGTYTLFVASAGLMMNIAFILSGVISENPTFILIQVLILVAGYNAGRYGLDYWITPIVRNIFPFLHNDTLLENG; translated from the coding sequence ATGATTAAATTTTTACGACATAGTCGACTTGCTGCTGTTATCTTGACTATCCTACGTGTTTTCATCGGCTATCAATGGATGAGCGCTGGTATAGGCAAACTGATTGCTGAGGAGAGTTTCTCTGCAAGTGGTTTAATTAATGGTGCTTTGAACAGTCCTACAGCTTATCCTTGGTTTCATAGTTTTCTTTCATTGACGACGGATAGTGGTGCAAACACAGCTTTCTTTGATTTTGTAGTTCCTTGGGGTCAAGTGATTGTTGGACTTGCTCTTATTTTAGGAACTTATACACTCTTTGTTGCCTCTGCGGGATTAATGATGAATATCGCTTTTATCTTGTCAGGCGTAATTTCTGAGAATCCAACTTTCATCTTGATTCAAGTCTTAATTTTAGTTGCTGGATACAATGCTGGTCGGTATGGACTTGATTATTGGATTACACCTATTGTCCGTAATATTTTTCCATTTTTACATAATGATACTTTGCTTGAAAATGGATAA
- a CDS encoding Bax inhibitor-1/YccA family protein: MQNMNDNNNIIFDQQKDGLNAFFSKIYALMGAGVLISALVSWIMITFFVDNLISIMQSGSFAFLLLWLVPLFLVFPMQRAALKNSPMALPLFIGFAAFFGFLLSFTLLMYTATNITLAFVTAAAMFLGLSVYGRVTKRNLSAMGKVMGVAVWGLIVAMVLNWFLASSGLVFLTSIAGVVIFSGLIAWDNQKIISVYNANNGQVSDGWAISMALSLYLDFLNLFLFLLRIFGIAGGNNRN; this comes from the coding sequence ATGCAAAATATGAATGACAATAACAATATTATCTTTGACCAACAAAAAGACGGACTTAATGCTTTTTTCAGTAAAATCTATGCGCTGATGGGAGCTGGAGTACTGATTTCAGCACTTGTTTCATGGATTATGATTACATTCTTTGTGGATAACCTGATTTCTATCATGCAAAGTGGAAGCTTCGCCTTTCTGCTGTTATGGTTAGTTCCACTCTTTCTCGTGTTTCCAATGCAGCGTGCTGCACTGAAAAATTCTCCGATGGCACTTCCGCTATTTATAGGGTTCGCTGCTTTCTTCGGATTCTTGCTCAGCTTCACACTTCTCATGTACACCGCGACAAATATCACGCTTGCTTTTGTGACCGCAGCAGCAATGTTCTTAGGACTTTCGGTGTATGGGCGTGTGACAAAGCGAAATCTTTCAGCTATGGGTAAGGTCATGGGAGTTGCTGTATGGGGACTGATCGTAGCGATGGTGCTCAACTGGTTCTTGGCAAGCTCAGGACTGGTGTTCCTTACAAGTATTGCAGGGGTCGTTATTTTCTCGGGATTGATTGCTTGGGATAATCAAAAAATTATCAGCGTTTATAATGCAAATAACGGTCAGGTCAGTGATGGTTGGGCAATATCAATGGCACTTTCTCTCTATCTCGACTTCCTTAACTTGTTCCTCTTCCTGCTTCGTATCTTTGGTATTGCAGGCGGAAACAATCGTAACTAA
- a CDS encoding HD domain-containing protein: protein MNLDEQPWLNDAEYMSYVGHLLKMPELQKLDKITHHYTSTRLQHCLKVSYVSYTIAKKRGLNAKATARAGLLHDLFYYDWRETKFAKSHAYVHPHIAYRNARKLTTLSELEKDIIIKHMFGATINPPRYKESWIVTAVDKRVASIEWRDSVKYKWNARKHFKRLPSFDMN from the coding sequence ATGAATTTAGATGAACAACCGTGGTTAAATGATGCCGAGTATATGAGTTATGTCGGTCATCTTCTCAAAATGCCCGAGCTCCAAAAACTCGATAAAATCACACATCATTACACTTCAACCCGCTTACAGCACTGCCTCAAAGTCAGTTATGTTAGCTACACTATTGCAAAAAAACGAGGCTTGAATGCCAAAGCAACAGCTCGTGCAGGGCTTTTGCATGATCTTTTCTACTATGATTGGCGCGAAACAAAATTTGCCAAGAGCCATGCTTATGTGCATCCACATATTGCCTACCGCAATGCTCGCAAATTGACCACTTTGTCAGAGCTAGAAAAAGATATTATCATCAAACATATGTTTGGTGCAACTATTAATCCACCGCGTTATAAAGAAAGTTGGATTGTTACAGCTGTGGACAAACGCGTAGCAAGTATCGAATGGCGTGATTCTGTGAAATACAAATGGAATGCTCGTAAACATTTCAAACGGTTACCTTCTTTCGATATGAACTAA
- the rpsT gene encoding 30S ribosomal protein S20, with amino-acid sequence MANIKSAIKRAELNKIANERNSQQKSAMRTAIKKFEAEPTEESFRVASSAIDKAATKGLIHANKASRDKSRLAAKLG; translated from the coding sequence ATGGCTAATATCAAATCTGCAATCAAACGTGCTGAATTGAATAAAATCGCTAACGAACGTAACTCACAACAAAAATCTGCAATGCGTACTGCTATCAAGAAATTTGAAGCTGAACCAACTGAAGAATCTTTCCGAGTTGCTTCATCAGCTATCGATAAAGCTGCTACTAAAGGCCTTATCCATGCCAACAAAGCTTCACGTGACAAATCACGTCTTGCTGCTAAACTCGGCTAA
- a CDS encoding ATP-dependent RecD-like DNA helicase, with amino-acid sequence MSEKTYVTGSVEAIFFSNTSNFYKVLLIEIDETNADYDDSEIVVNGTIGDVVEGDSYTFYGNLTHHPKYGEQLQVLQYEKAMPTSSAGLVKYFSSDKFPGIGKKTAEKIVELFPENTIDRILEAPEKLDGLLTLARKNSFIKRLRENHGMEKVLAKLAEYGLPSKITFQIYELYKDETLEKIEENPYQLVEEIKGVGFKTADKIANELGIEADSSNRFRAALLHVVNTHSLATGDTYIEAKELLSETIFLLEEARNVEVNPSEVAAEINHLIIDGKIQQDGTKIFENSLFFAEEGIKKSLSALTKTIVADNSVQKIGTSETDGADKNFADKKILSVLTEVENDLEITYDELQKCAIIGAMNQQFFILTGGPGTGKTTIINGFIEVYARIHKIDLEPAHYTDDLFPILLAAPTGRASRRMNELTGLPAATIHRHLGLGQDEDTESFGNDLSGSLLIVDEFSMVDTWLANKLFQAIPSSMKVLLVGDGDQLPSVGPGQVFADLLKISQIPSIKLDKIFRQGNDSTITNLAHHIKNGELPRDFTEKKADRSYFEASSQQIPQLIGQIAQAWKNRGNNPFELQVLAPMYKGIAGINAMNILLQNLFNPLEERLEFNFNDLKFREGDKVLHLVNDAQANVFNGDLGIIIELIPAKFTESKQDELVMDFDGQELSYPRAEWYKITLAYAMSIHKSQGSEFSTVVVPMVSSYSRMLERNLLYTAITRAKQSLILLGERKAFAAAVAKAGANRKTGLIERFLTEKITDIKEVTDSFEKASVDQSVSTDKKTSVVVNKAISLFEEDDEEPVIQSGILTEKMILTGNFNPLIGMLDSDFEIFKKS; translated from the coding sequence ATGAGCGAAAAGACTTATGTGACAGGCTCTGTTGAGGCAATTTTTTTTAGCAACACGAGTAATTTTTATAAGGTGTTACTCATTGAAATTGATGAAACTAATGCTGATTATGATGATTCGGAAATTGTCGTCAATGGTACAATTGGGGATGTGGTTGAGGGAGATAGCTATACTTTTTATGGTAATCTGACTCATCATCCAAAATATGGTGAGCAGTTGCAAGTTTTGCAATATGAAAAGGCAATGCCTACATCAAGTGCGGGACTAGTAAAGTATTTTTCGTCAGATAAATTTCCAGGAATTGGGAAAAAAACAGCAGAGAAAATCGTTGAGCTTTTCCCTGAAAATACAATAGACCGTATTCTTGAAGCACCTGAGAAGTTAGATGGTTTATTGACACTTGCGCGTAAAAATTCTTTTATCAAGCGTTTGAGAGAGAATCATGGAATGGAAAAAGTATTGGCAAAGCTTGCAGAATATGGCTTACCAAGTAAAATCACTTTTCAAATCTATGAACTTTATAAAGATGAAACGCTTGAGAAGATTGAAGAAAACCCTTATCAGCTTGTTGAAGAAATCAAGGGTGTTGGTTTTAAAACTGCAGATAAGATTGCTAACGAGTTAGGCATTGAGGCAGATAGCTCTAATCGCTTTCGGGCAGCACTTTTGCATGTCGTCAATACACATTCTTTGGCGACAGGAGATACTTATATTGAGGCAAAAGAACTTCTTTCTGAAACCATTTTTCTGCTTGAAGAAGCACGAAATGTTGAAGTTAATCCGTCAGAAGTTGCTGCTGAAATTAATCATCTGATTATTGACGGAAAAATTCAACAAGATGGAACTAAAATATTTGAAAATTCGCTTTTTTTTGCAGAAGAAGGAATTAAAAAAAGTCTGTCAGCACTGACAAAAACAATAGTTGCTGACAATAGCGTCCAAAAAATAGGAACTTCTGAAACAGACGGTGCTGACAAAAATTTTGCTGATAAAAAAATCCTGTCAGTGCTGACAGAAGTTGAAAACGATCTCGAAATTACTTATGATGAGTTACAAAAATGTGCGATTATCGGTGCGATGAACCAACAGTTTTTCATTTTGACTGGTGGTCCAGGAACTGGGAAAACAACGATTATTAATGGTTTTATTGAGGTTTATGCAAGAATTCATAAAATCGACTTGGAACCAGCACATTATACAGATGACTTATTTCCGATATTGCTTGCGGCACCGACTGGGCGGGCTTCGCGTCGGATGAATGAATTGACAGGTTTACCAGCGGCAACGATTCATCGACATCTTGGTCTGGGTCAAGATGAAGATACGGAGTCTTTTGGTAATGATTTATCAGGTAGTCTTTTGATTGTTGATGAATTTTCGATGGTGGATACTTGGTTAGCAAACAAGCTATTTCAAGCGATTCCGAGTTCGATGAAGGTATTATTAGTAGGAGATGGAGACCAACTTCCTTCAGTTGGGCCAGGGCAAGTTTTTGCTGATTTGCTGAAAATTTCTCAAATACCATCAATTAAGTTGGATAAAATTTTCCGTCAAGGAAATGATTCCACAATTACAAATCTAGCGCACCACATTAAAAACGGAGAACTTCCTCGTGATTTTACGGAGAAGAAAGCAGACCGCTCATACTTTGAAGCAAGTAGTCAGCAGATTCCACAACTCATCGGGCAAATTGCGCAAGCTTGGAAAAATCGTGGGAATAATCCTTTTGAATTACAAGTTTTGGCACCAATGTATAAAGGAATTGCTGGGATAAATGCAATGAATATCTTGCTCCAAAATCTTTTTAATCCTCTTGAGGAGCGACTTGAATTTAACTTTAATGATTTAAAATTTCGTGAAGGAGACAAGGTTCTACATTTGGTTAATGATGCTCAAGCCAATGTTTTTAATGGTGATTTGGGTATTATTATTGAATTAATTCCTGCAAAATTTACTGAGAGCAAACAAGATGAGCTGGTTATGGACTTTGATGGTCAAGAATTGAGTTATCCACGAGCAGAGTGGTACAAAATTACACTGGCATATGCGATGTCTATTCATAAATCACAAGGTTCAGAGTTTTCTACTGTGGTCGTTCCAATGGTTTCCAGCTATTCACGAATGTTGGAGCGTAATCTTTTATATACAGCCATTACTCGAGCAAAACAAAGTCTTATCTTACTTGGAGAGCGAAAAGCTTTTGCCGCAGCTGTAGCAAAAGCTGGAGCAAACCGCAAAACAGGACTAATTGAGCGATTTTTGACTGAAAAAATAACTGACATCAAAGAAGTGACTGACAGTTTTGAGAAAGCATCTGTTGACCAGTCTGTCAGCACTGACAAAAAAACATCAGTTGTCGTAAATAAGGCGATTTCACTCTTTGAAGAAGATGATGAGGAGCCAGTGATTCAGTCTGGAATTTTGACAGAAAAGATGATTCTGACTGGGAACTTCAATCCACTTATTGGAATGTTAGATTCCGATTTTGAAATATTTAAAAAATCATAA
- a CDS encoding histidine phosphatase family protein, with protein sequence MKIYFVRHGKTEWNLERRLQGQKGDSALLPESYQAIERVRQYLDPISFDKVLSSPQQRALTTAKLITDSAVSTDNRLSEWNFGELEGCLITDAIAKYPKEMHDSRFELDKFDGSAFGAESVESVLSRFDALARDLLTADLENVLLVGHGASGTAGIRHLAGFDVAELRTGGGLANNTLTILESGHRHFEMKIWDKVL encoded by the coding sequence ATGAAAATTTATTTTGTAAGACATGGTAAGACGGAATGGAATTTAGAACGAAGGTTACAAGGGCAGAAAGGAGATTCTGCTTTATTACCTGAGTCTTATCAAGCAATTGAACGTGTTCGTCAGTATTTGGATCCAATTTCTTTTGATAAGGTATTGTCTAGCCCACAACAAAGGGCACTGACGACTGCAAAATTAATTACTGACAGCGCTGTCAGTACTGACAATAGGCTGTCAGAATGGAATTTTGGTGAGCTAGAGGGTTGTTTGATTACGGACGCAATTGCCAAGTATCCAAAAGAAATGCATGATTCTAGGTTTGAATTGGACAAGTTTGATGGTTCAGCTTTTGGTGCAGAATCTGTTGAATCAGTTCTCTCAAGATTTGATGCATTGGCAAGGGATTTGTTGACGGCTGATTTGGAGAATGTATTATTGGTTGGTCATGGGGCTTCAGGCACAGCAGGAATACGACATTTAGCGGGTTTTGATGTTGCAGAGTTGCGTACTGGTGGTGGATTGGCTAATAACACACTTACCATTTTGGAGTCGGGACATCGTCATTTTGAAATGAAAATCTGGGATAAAGTATTATGA
- the pheA gene encoding prephenate dehydratase, whose translation MKIAYLGPIGSFSHIAAKSAFPKGNLLAFDTIADVISAYDEKNCDFALIPIENSIEGTVNLAIDSLFHKSTAQVVAEVVLSISQNLLVTNLNKKIEKIYSHPQGLAQTREFLQKNYPEASLIAVDSTAMAAEFVKNHSTEPIAAVANQEAASIYGLEILAKDIQDIELNNTRFWLLGHCFPEIPLASCGQKVSVALTLPENLPGALHKAISVFAWRDIDMTKIESRPLKTRLGQYFFIIDLVENEKISYALEELKSLGVTVRILGHYNIYEI comes from the coding sequence ATAAAAATAGCGTATTTAGGACCGATAGGTTCATTTTCTCATATTGCTGCAAAGTCGGCGTTTCCTAAAGGAAATTTACTTGCTTTTGATACGATTGCTGATGTCATTTCCGCGTATGATGAGAAGAACTGTGATTTTGCGTTAATTCCCATAGAAAATAGCATAGAAGGAACGGTAAATCTTGCGATAGATAGTCTTTTTCATAAGAGTACAGCACAAGTTGTGGCTGAAGTTGTACTGTCTATCTCACAAAATTTATTAGTTACTAACTTAAATAAAAAAATTGAGAAAATTTATTCACATCCTCAAGGTTTGGCTCAAACAAGAGAGTTTCTGCAGAAAAATTACCCTGAAGCATCACTTATTGCGGTAGATTCTACAGCGATGGCAGCAGAATTTGTGAAAAATCACTCTACTGAGCCAATTGCGGCTGTGGCTAATCAAGAAGCTGCGAGTATCTACGGATTGGAGATTTTAGCAAAAGATATTCAGGATATTGAATTAAATAATACACGCTTTTGGTTATTGGGACATTGTTTTCCTGAGATACCATTGGCAAGCTGTGGGCAAAAAGTTAGTGTTGCACTTACTCTACCAGAAAATCTTCCAGGAGCATTGCATAAGGCTATTTCAGTCTTTGCTTGGCGTGATATTGATATGACAAAAATTGAATCTCGTCCGTTGAAAACACGATTGGGGCAGTATTTCTTCATCATTGATTTAGTTGAAAATGAGAAGATTTCCTATGCGCTAGAAGAGTTAAAAAGTCTGGGTGTAACGGTGCGAATACTTGGACATTATAATATTTATGAAATTTGA
- a CDS encoding shikimate kinase produces the protein MSIILIGFMGAGKSTVAKLLSDDFIDLDKMIEQQIEMPISTFFDLFGEDDFRQVEQEVFEAAIHMNFVIATGGGIVENAGNLDVLGFQTQVVYLKSDFDVLWQRILKDDKNQRPLAKNKEFARKLFEKRAPVYEEVADLVIVVDNKQPDKIVQEIRDWQGNL, from the coding sequence ATGAGTATAATTTTAATAGGCTTTATGGGAGCCGGAAAGTCCACAGTGGCAAAACTTTTATCGGATGATTTTATTGATTTGGATAAGATGATTGAACAGCAAATTGAGATGCCGATTTCAACATTTTTTGATTTATTTGGCGAGGATGATTTTCGTCAAGTGGAACAAGAAGTTTTTGAGGCTGCGATTCATATGAACTTTGTGATTGCAACAGGTGGCGGTATTGTAGAAAATGCTGGAAATTTGGATGTTTTAGGTTTTCAAACTCAAGTTGTTTATCTAAAAAGTGATTTTGATGTCTTGTGGCAAAGAATTTTAAAAGATGATAAAAATCAACGTCCTTTAGCTAAGAATAAGGAATTTGCACGAAAATTATTTGAAAAGCGAGCTCCCGTGTATGAAGAAGTAGCAGATTTAGTTATTGTTGTGGATAATAAGCAACCAGACAAGATTGTTCAAGAAATTCGAGATTGGCAGGGAAATTTGTGA
- a CDS encoding GNAT family N-acetyltransferase — MEIRELNFDDKRAFSDFVTEWKKDENPFHHLFMIEKAKELQFEDYLSFVEDLKIENDDPNHSSGTTYFAFEQGVMVGMLNCRWQIEKGSLFRTGGHIGYAVVPSFRRRGLAGKMIEFGLEKYKEHGIYRVLVCAKVENEVSRHVIEQAGGQMENIIDGECRYWIDL, encoded by the coding sequence ATGGAAATTCGTGAATTGAATTTTGATGATAAAAGGGCATTTTCAGATTTTGTTACTGAATGGAAAAAAGATGAAAATCCTTTTCATCATCTTTTTATGATTGAAAAAGCAAAAGAGCTACAGTTTGAGGATTATTTAAGCTTTGTAGAAGATTTAAAAATAGAAAATGATGATCCTAATCATTCATCAGGAACAACTTATTTCGCTTTTGAGCAGGGTGTCATGGTGGGAATGTTGAATTGTCGATGGCAGATTGAAAAAGGAAGCTTATTTCGGACAGGTGGACATATCGGATATGCTGTTGTTCCAAGTTTTCGGAGGCGAGGACTAGCAGGGAAAATGATAGAATTTGGACTTGAAAAGTACAAGGAACATGGTATTTATCGAGTTTTAGTCTGTGCAAAAGTAGAGAATGAAGTGAGCCGTCATGTGATTGAACAAGCAGGTGGTCAAATGGAAAATATCATAGACGGTGAATGCCGATATTGGATAGATTTATGA